The following coding sequences are from one Novosphingobium sp. Gsoil 351 window:
- a CDS encoding RlmE family RNA methyltransferase, which yields MSRSGRDPGERLKTAKKRTASSARWLTRQLNDPYVKRAKDEGYRSRAAYKLAELDDRFALLKGAKAVVDLGIAPGGWAQIVAKRAPGAAIVGIDLLPVDPLPGVTLFQMDFMADEAPGLLTEALGRAPDLVLSDMAANTVGHKQTDHLRTMGLVEAAADFAIAALAPGGAFVAKVLAGGTDPVLLALLKRHFAAVKHAKPPASRKGSSEWYVIAQGFKGV from the coding sequence ATGAGCCGGTCCGGCCGCGACCCGGGGGAACGCCTAAAAACCGCCAAGAAGCGCACCGCCTCCTCGGCACGGTGGCTCACCCGCCAGCTCAACGACCCTTACGTCAAGCGCGCCAAGGACGAAGGCTACCGCAGCCGCGCCGCCTACAAACTGGCCGAGCTCGACGATCGCTTCGCGCTGCTCAAGGGGGCCAAGGCAGTGGTCGACCTGGGCATCGCGCCGGGCGGGTGGGCGCAGATCGTCGCCAAGCGCGCACCCGGCGCGGCGATCGTCGGGATCGATTTGCTCCCGGTCGATCCGCTGCCCGGCGTCACGCTGTTCCAGATGGACTTCATGGCCGACGAAGCGCCCGGCCTCTTGACCGAGGCGCTGGGCCGCGCGCCCGACCTGGTGCTGTCCGACATGGCCGCCAACACCGTCGGGCACAAGCAGACCGATCATTTGCGGACGATGGGCCTGGTCGAGGCGGCGGCGGACTTCGCGATCGCCGCGCTCGCGCCGGGCGGCGCCTTCGTCGCCAAAGTGCTCGCCGGAGGGACCGATCCGGTGCTGCTGGCGCTGCTCAAGCGCCACTTCGCCGCGGTCAAGCACGCCAAGCCGCCGGCCAGCCGCAAGGGCTCGTCGGAGTGGTACGTGATCGCGCAAGGATTCAAGGGCGTTTGA
- a CDS encoding peptide MFS transporter: METSAIDADGDALRAGQALPSGVPTAEAFGQPKGLWVLAGTELWDRISFHGMVAMLTLYMAGELLLPGRIEHVVGFAGYRAFLEGMTGPLSVQALATQTFGLYFSGVTFMPLFGGAIGDRLIGRKAAVSLGALLMTAGHFAMAFDASFLLALVLLVLGAGLLRGNLSAQVKALYAEGDSRSVNAFQYYYLAINFGAFIAPIVAGGVAAIWGWHAGFGIAGFGMLIGLIVYLVGQRHLVDEKPRRLRPIEERGPRAALTPGERRRVLGLALIWPISVCFWVAQAQIWNVYNIWVRDHVEMRVGSFDVPVPWMQSLDGLAPALFTPVVLWIWSRQAKRGREPDLYVKLAIGAGIFALSTAWLAAAQLIYGAGRAPILWPVWFHVMSNFGAVYFAPTMLGIFGTRAPYSLRGTLIGINSLAVSAASLISGPMGGMYETMSPGAFWLINTAICGGGALTVLVLRGFYGRLLDLDPVAPTAAG, translated from the coding sequence TTGGAAACCAGCGCGATCGATGCCGATGGCGACGCCCTGCGGGCCGGACAGGCGCTCCCGTCCGGCGTGCCGACCGCCGAAGCCTTCGGCCAGCCCAAGGGCTTGTGGGTGCTGGCCGGAACCGAACTGTGGGACCGCATCTCGTTCCACGGGATGGTCGCGATGCTCACGCTCTACATGGCGGGCGAACTGCTGCTGCCGGGGCGGATCGAGCATGTCGTCGGGTTCGCCGGGTATCGCGCCTTCCTCGAGGGCATGACCGGGCCGCTGTCGGTCCAGGCGCTGGCGACGCAGACCTTCGGGCTGTATTTTTCGGGCGTGACCTTCATGCCGCTGTTCGGCGGGGCGATCGGCGATCGGCTGATAGGGCGCAAGGCGGCGGTCAGCCTGGGCGCGCTGCTGATGACCGCGGGGCACTTCGCGATGGCGTTCGACGCCTCGTTCCTGCTCGCGCTGGTGCTGCTGGTGCTGGGCGCGGGGCTGCTGCGCGGCAACCTGAGCGCGCAGGTCAAGGCGCTTTATGCCGAAGGCGATTCCCGCTCGGTCAACGCGTTCCAGTACTATTACCTCGCGATCAACTTCGGGGCGTTCATCGCCCCGATCGTGGCGGGCGGGGTCGCGGCGATCTGGGGCTGGCACGCCGGGTTCGGCATCGCGGGGTTCGGCATGCTGATCGGGCTGATCGTCTACCTCGTCGGCCAGAGGCACCTGGTCGACGAAAAGCCGCGGCGGCTGCGCCCGATCGAGGAACGCGGTCCGCGCGCCGCGCTGACGCCGGGCGAGCGCCGCCGGGTGCTGGGCCTCGCTCTGATCTGGCCGATCTCGGTCTGCTTCTGGGTCGCACAGGCGCAGATCTGGAACGTCTACAACATCTGGGTGCGCGATCACGTCGAGATGCGCGTCGGCAGCTTCGACGTGCCCGTGCCCTGGATGCAGTCACTCGACGGGCTCGCCCCGGCGCTGTTCACCCCGGTGGTGCTGTGGATCTGGTCGCGTCAGGCCAAGCGCGGCAGGGAGCCCGACCTTTACGTCAAGCTGGCGATCGGCGCGGGGATCTTCGCGCTGTCGACCGCCTGGCTTGCCGCCGCCCAACTGATCTACGGCGCAGGCCGCGCGCCGATCCTGTGGCCGGTGTGGTTCCACGTGATGTCGAACTTCGGGGCGGTCTATTTCGCGCCGACGATGCTCGGCATCTTCGGCACCCGCGCGCCCTATTCGCTCCGCGGCACTCTGATCGGGATCAACAGCCTCGCGGTGTCGGCGGCGAGCCTCATCAGCGGCCCGATGGGCGGGATGTACGAGACGATGAGCCCGGGCGCGTTCTGGCTGATCAACACCGCGATCTGCGGTGGCGGGGCGCTGACCGTGCTGGTCCTGCGCGGCTTCTACGGACGGCTGCTCGATCTCGATCCGGTCGCGCCCACCGCTGCGGGCTGA
- a CDS encoding cytochrome c family protein, which yields MDDRFNTIAGWTLFGGIVALGLASVSRHYFEADKDHRPHKMGYAIEGVEVEGEGGAAAVPLPTLLAAADPAAGEALFAKCKACHTIEQGGANGIGPNLYGTVGEPIGKGKGGFAFSGDLAGHGGNWDFANLDAWLTSPKKFASGTKMSFAGLSKPEDRANIIVYLNKQGSNLPLPAAEAAPAADTAAADAKAAPAEAAAAGEDKAAAATTKAP from the coding sequence ATGGACGACAGGTTCAACACGATTGCTGGCTGGACGCTGTTCGGCGGGATCGTCGCGCTCGGGCTCGCGAGCGTCAGCCGCCATTACTTCGAGGCCGACAAGGACCATCGTCCGCACAAGATGGGCTATGCGATCGAAGGCGTCGAGGTCGAGGGCGAAGGTGGCGCGGCCGCGGTGCCGCTGCCCACGCTGCTCGCCGCCGCCGATCCGGCCGCGGGCGAGGCGCTTTTCGCCAAGTGCAAGGCCTGCCACACGATCGAGCAGGGCGGGGCCAACGGCATTGGACCCAACCTCTACGGCACGGTCGGCGAGCCGATCGGCAAGGGCAAGGGCGGCTTCGCGTTCTCGGGCGATCTGGCCGGGCACGGCGGCAACTGGGATTTTGCCAATCTCGATGCCTGGCTGACCAGCCCCAAGAAGTTCGCCAGCGGCACCAAGATGAGCTTCGCCGGCCTCTCCAAGCCGGAAGACCGCGCCAACATCATCGTCTATCTCAACAAGCAGGGTTCGAACCTGCCGCTGCCCGCCGCCGAAGCGGCCCCGGCAGCGGACACCGCCGCGGCGGATGCCAAGGCCGCTCCGGCGGAGGCAGCGGCGGCGGGCGAAGACAAGGCGGCGGCGGCCACCACTAAGGCTCCGTAA
- a CDS encoding prephenate dehydratase, with protein sequence MHSYPPAALALVETYTAAVAGDPARAIAFQGAPGANSHRALAEYAPDALPLPCFSFEDALEAVRDGRAGQAMIPIENSQHGRVADIHFLLPESGLAIVGEHFLGITHCLMALPEAGDGPFEAAYSHPQALGQSRHFLRERGIVPLSYADTAGAAAYVAELGDLTAAAIAPRIAAELYGLRIVAEAVEDAPDNTTRFVVLAREALDPLPQGPATMTSFVFEVKNIPAALYKALGGFATNGVNMTKLESYQRGASFSATTFYADIVGAPGDPAVDRALAELAFHCKQLRLLGTYPLARERG encoded by the coding sequence ATGCACAGTTATCCGCCCGCCGCGCTTGCGCTGGTCGAAACGTACACCGCCGCAGTCGCGGGCGATCCGGCGCGCGCGATCGCTTTCCAGGGCGCGCCCGGCGCCAATTCGCATCGCGCGCTGGCCGAATACGCCCCCGACGCGCTGCCGTTGCCGTGCTTCTCGTTCGAAGACGCGCTGGAGGCGGTGCGCGACGGCCGCGCAGGCCAGGCGATGATCCCGATCGAGAATTCGCAGCACGGGCGGGTGGCGGACATCCATTTCCTCCTCCCCGAATCCGGGCTGGCGATCGTCGGCGAGCATTTCCTGGGGATCACCCACTGCCTGATGGCGCTGCCCGAAGCTGGCGACGGCCCGTTCGAGGCGGCCTACAGCCATCCTCAGGCGCTGGGCCAGTCGCGCCATTTCCTCCGCGAGCGGGGGATCGTGCCGCTGAGCTATGCCGACACCGCCGGCGCGGCGGCCTATGTCGCCGAGCTCGGCGACCTCACCGCGGCGGCGATCGCGCCCCGCATCGCGGCGGAACTCTATGGCCTGCGGATCGTGGCCGAGGCGGTCGAGGACGCGCCCGACAACACCACCCGGTTCGTGGTGCTGGCCCGCGAGGCGCTCGATCCCCTGCCGCAGGGTCCGGCGACGATGACGAGCTTCGTGTTCGAGGTGAAAAACATCCCCGCCGCGCTCTACAAGGCGCTGGGCGGGTTCGCCACCAACGGGGTCAACATGACCAAGCTGGAAAGCTATCAGCGCGGCGCGAGCTTTTCGGCGACGACGTTCTACGCCGACATCGTCGGTGCGCCGGGCGATCCCGCGGTCGATCGCGCGCTCGCGGAATTGGCGTTTCACTGCAAGCAGTTGCGCCTGTTGGGGACTTATCCCTTGGCGCGCGAGCGGGGTTAG
- a CDS encoding DUF4350 domain-containing protein, translating into MTLLYAIGAGLTGGGNDGGAHALSKGLTGYAGLAELARETGLNVATVRSVARLDDPGLLVLTPPAGADGKEIEGIVAARRAIGPTMVVAPKWLTVPAGNSGKPGWVALADTVLPRWEGFADDVTVEIVEARTWRYKVLSGRLPQRHRVEIGTGKDLIALVSDDRGRTLAGYRGDEGYYPRLNAMAGVDVDMGGERTELHPLILVFEPDLLDNQGLRDRATAMLALHLLREASDGGRLPIAFDVTLNGLGRARNLLTLAFTPPFLAATLALLLAALAAGWRGFIRFGPPRVAARAIAYGKTALVENSAGLIRRAGRIRLLGAPYAALVTQRTLRALGLPPGSDAAAIDAAQRRRGQAGAAFSTEAAALAAARKPTDLVRHAAALHTIEKGLSR; encoded by the coding sequence GTGACGCTGCTCTACGCGATCGGCGCCGGGCTGACCGGCGGCGGCAATGACGGCGGCGCGCATGCGCTGTCCAAGGGGCTGACCGGCTATGCCGGGCTGGCCGAACTTGCCCGCGAAACCGGATTGAACGTCGCCACGGTTCGCAGCGTCGCGCGACTCGACGACCCTGGACTGCTCGTTCTCACGCCTCCCGCGGGTGCGGATGGGAAGGAGATCGAAGGGATCGTGGCCGCGCGTCGCGCGATCGGTCCGACCATGGTCGTAGCGCCCAAGTGGCTGACCGTTCCCGCGGGGAACTCCGGCAAGCCCGGCTGGGTTGCGCTTGCCGATACCGTCCTGCCGCGCTGGGAGGGGTTCGCCGATGACGTCACGGTCGAGATCGTCGAGGCCCGGACGTGGCGCTACAAGGTCCTTAGTGGCCGCTTGCCACAGCGGCACCGGGTCGAAATCGGAACCGGCAAAGACCTGATTGCCCTGGTCTCCGACGACCGGGGACGAACTCTGGCCGGCTATCGCGGGGACGAGGGCTACTACCCGCGCCTCAACGCCATGGCCGGGGTCGATGTCGACATGGGCGGTGAACGGACGGAACTCCATCCACTGATCCTGGTGTTCGAACCCGACCTGCTCGACAATCAAGGATTGCGCGACCGCGCGACCGCGATGCTCGCACTCCATCTGCTGCGCGAGGCGAGCGACGGCGGGCGGCTGCCGATCGCGTTCGACGTCACCCTCAACGGCCTGGGCCGCGCGCGCAATCTGCTGACGCTGGCGTTCACCCCGCCGTTCCTGGCCGCGACGCTGGCGCTGCTGCTGGCCGCGCTGGCGGCGGGGTGGCGCGGGTTCATCCGCTTCGGCCCGCCGCGCGTGGCGGCGCGCGCGATCGCCTATGGCAAGACCGCGCTGGTCGAGAACAGCGCCGGGCTGATCCGCCGCGCGGGACGCATCCGCCTGCTCGGCGCACCCTACGCGGCGCTCGTCACCCAGCGCACCTTGCGCGCGCTGGGCCTCCCGCCGGGGAGCGACGCCGCCGCCATCGACGCCGCGCAGCGCCGCCGCGGCCAGGCGGGGGCGGCATTCAGCACCGAAGCCGCCGCGCTGGCCGCGGCGCGCAAGCCGACCGATCTCGTCCGCCACGCCGCGGCGCTTCACACCATTGAAAAGGGCCTCTCGCGATGA
- a CDS encoding MoxR family ATPase — MTESATLDQVRTLAEAIRGEVAKAIVGQSETVEHLLIALFARGHVLLEGPPGTAKTFLAQSLAAALGLDFGRIQFTPDLMPGDILGSNLFNFSTSAFTLTRGPIFCELLLADEINRTPPKTQAALLEAMQERRITLDGEAHALPERFTVIATQNPIESQGVYPLPEAQLDRFLFKLLIDYPSAEEEARVVRLYGERGGAPSPAAMGLGAVTDAAGIARAAAAVSTVTLAEPVSDYIVRLIRATRETAELSSGASPRAAVLLAQAARARAALDGRDYVVPDDVKALAPAVLRHRLLLSPAAEIEGRSGEAIVGELIEATEAPR, encoded by the coding sequence ATGACCGAATCCGCCACGCTGGACCAGGTGCGTACGCTGGCCGAGGCGATCCGCGGCGAGGTCGCCAAGGCGATCGTCGGGCAGAGCGAGACCGTCGAGCACCTGCTGATCGCGCTGTTCGCGCGCGGCCACGTGCTGCTCGAAGGGCCGCCCGGCACCGCCAAGACCTTCCTCGCGCAAAGCCTCGCCGCCGCGCTGGGGCTGGACTTCGGGCGTATCCAGTTCACCCCCGACCTGATGCCCGGCGACATCCTCGGTTCGAACCTGTTCAATTTCTCGACCAGCGCCTTCACCCTCACCCGCGGGCCGATCTTCTGCGAGCTGCTGCTCGCCGACGAGATCAACCGCACTCCGCCGAAGACCCAGGCCGCGCTGCTCGAGGCGATGCAGGAGCGCCGCATCACCCTCGACGGCGAGGCGCACGCCCTGCCCGAGCGGTTCACCGTGATCGCCACCCAGAACCCGATCGAGAGCCAAGGGGTCTATCCGCTGCCCGAGGCCCAGCTCGACCGGTTCCTGTTCAAGCTGCTGATCGACTACCCCAGCGCCGAGGAGGAGGCGCGGGTGGTGCGGCTGTACGGAGAGCGGGGCGGTGCGCCCAGCCCCGCCGCGATGGGGCTGGGCGCGGTGACCGATGCGGCGGGGATCGCGCGCGCCGCGGCGGCGGTGAGCACGGTAACGCTGGCCGAGCCGGTCTCGGACTACATCGTCCGCCTGATCCGCGCGACGCGCGAAACCGCCGAGCTGAGCAGCGGCGCCAGCCCCCGCGCCGCGGTGCTGCTGGCCCAGGCCGCGCGCGCCCGCGCCGCGCTCGACGGGCGCGACTACGTGGTGCCCGACGACGTCAAGGCGCTCGCCCCCGCGGTCCTGCGCCACCGCCTGCTGCTGTCCCCGGCAGCGGAGATCGAAGGGCGCAGCGGCGAAGCCATCGTCGGCGAGCTGATCGAGGCGACCGAAGCGCCCCGATGA
- a CDS encoding DUF58 domain-containing protein translates to MTFYPTARTTLLLVALAPLALLLAAVAEPLWVLAPLVGLVIVALVVADAALAGRAADVRLIAPGDAEIGESLALTVLADFAGRRGTGSPEAALAVDPRLAAGGRTAFPLAYDPASASWSGTAELLPNRRGSAAIAALWLRWPGPLGLAWRQRVETFDRIVRIRPNLAPARSPALQMLLRDAQFGLVARRIRGEGSQFEALAEYEPGMDRRRIDWKSSARHVRLLAKEMEAERNLPIVFAFDCGQAMCEPVEGLPRIDRAVSAALTTAFVALKAGDRVALFGFAARVLVATPFIVDTRQFRRLHAAAAELDYRPEEANFTLALSTLAARLQRRSLVVLFAEFTDPTGAELMIESVARLVTRHRVLFVVLHDEELEAMTAREPASVQAIGVAVAADALARQRMLVLARLRRLGVDIVEAPWREVGTRLLDAYLTLKRGGGIG, encoded by the coding sequence ATGACCTTCTACCCCACCGCCCGCACCACCTTGCTGCTGGTCGCGCTCGCGCCGCTGGCGCTGTTGCTGGCGGCAGTCGCCGAACCGCTATGGGTGCTGGCGCCATTGGTGGGGCTGGTCATCGTTGCGCTGGTGGTCGCCGACGCAGCGCTGGCCGGACGCGCGGCGGACGTCCGCCTGATCGCGCCGGGCGACGCCGAGATCGGCGAGTCGCTGGCGTTGACCGTCCTCGCCGACTTTGCCGGCAGGCGCGGGACCGGGTCGCCCGAGGCCGCGTTGGCGGTGGATCCCCGGCTGGCCGCCGGGGGCCGCACCGCGTTCCCTCTTGCCTACGATCCGGCGAGCGCAAGCTGGTCGGGCACCGCCGAACTCCTCCCGAACCGTCGCGGTTCCGCGGCGATTGCGGCCCTGTGGCTGCGCTGGCCCGGCCCGCTCGGCCTGGCCTGGCGGCAGCGGGTCGAAACGTTCGACCGCATAGTCCGCATCCGTCCCAACCTCGCTCCGGCGCGCAGCCCGGCGCTGCAGATGCTGCTGCGCGACGCCCAGTTCGGGCTGGTCGCACGACGCATCCGCGGGGAAGGATCGCAGTTCGAGGCACTGGCCGAATACGAACCGGGCATGGACCGCCGCCGGATCGACTGGAAGAGCTCGGCGCGCCACGTTCGCCTGCTCGCCAAGGAGATGGAGGCCGAGCGCAACCTGCCGATCGTCTTCGCTTTCGATTGCGGGCAGGCTATGTGCGAGCCGGTCGAAGGCCTGCCGCGGATCGACCGCGCGGTCTCGGCCGCGCTGACCACCGCGTTCGTCGCGCTCAAGGCGGGCGACCGGGTGGCGCTGTTCGGGTTCGCCGCGCGAGTGCTGGTGGCGACCCCGTTCATCGTCGACACCCGTCAGTTCCGCCGCCTCCACGCGGCCGCCGCCGAGCTCGACTACCGTCCCGAGGAGGCCAACTTCACCCTTGCGCTCTCGACCCTGGCGGCGCGGCTCCAGCGGCGCAGCCTGGTGGTGCTGTTCGCCGAATTCACCGATCCCACCGGCGCCGAGCTGATGATCGAGAGCGTCGCCCGATTGGTTACGCGCCACCGCGTGCTGTTCGTGGTCCTGCACGACGAGGAGCTGGAGGCGATGACCGCGCGCGAGCCGGCCAGCGTCCAGGCGATCGGGGTCGCGGTCGCCGCCGACGCGCTCGCACGGCAACGGATGTTGGTGCTCGCCCGGCTGCGGCGGCTGGGGGTGGACATCGTCGAAGCGCCGTGGCGCGAGGTCGGCACGCGGCTGCTCGACGCCTACCTGACGCTCAAGCGCGGCGGGGGCATCGGATGA
- a CDS encoding stage II sporulation protein M: MNALSRLFAKTPEPVLAVEQAALRSDRFRLEREGDWKRLEAIVVRMEKGRLSRLSDEDILALPVLYRTVASSLAIARETSLDAATLAYLDSLAQRAWFLVYGPRVGLWGWLRRFLGGDWGRAVRGIGPDIAIALAVMVAGAVVGWLLVAHDPEWYAALIPEGLADARRPGADAATLRGTLYGDDGQAGLAVFAAALFSNNAQVAILAFALGFAFALPSLLLLVHNMAGLGAMLWLFDRAGLLPDLVAWLMVHGTTELFAILLAGAAGIHVGRALAFPGEAAMLDAAAIAGRRAAQVMTGVVLMLIVAAMLEGFFRQLVQDPVGRFAIGSFMLVFWIGYLFAWRRGASGDAA, translated from the coding sequence ATGAACGCGCTGTCGCGCCTGTTCGCCAAGACCCCCGAACCGGTGCTCGCGGTCGAGCAGGCGGCGCTGCGCTCGGACCGCTTCCGGCTCGAGCGCGAGGGCGACTGGAAGCGGCTGGAAGCGATCGTCGTGCGGATGGAGAAGGGGCGCCTCTCGCGCCTGTCGGACGAAGACATCCTGGCGCTGCCGGTGCTCTACCGGACGGTCGCCTCGAGCCTCGCCATCGCCCGCGAGACCTCGCTCGATGCCGCCACGCTCGCCTATCTCGACAGTCTGGCCCAGCGCGCCTGGTTCCTCGTCTATGGCCCGCGCGTGGGCCTGTGGGGATGGCTGCGGCGGTTCCTGGGGGGCGACTGGGGGCGCGCGGTGCGCGGCATCGGCCCCGACATCGCGATCGCGCTGGCGGTGATGGTCGCGGGCGCGGTGGTCGGCTGGCTGCTGGTCGCGCACGATCCCGAATGGTACGCCGCGCTGATCCCCGAAGGCCTCGCCGACGCCCGCCGTCCCGGCGCCGACGCGGCGACGCTGCGCGGCACGCTCTATGGCGACGACGGGCAGGCCGGGCTGGCGGTGTTCGCCGCGGCGCTGTTCAGCAACAACGCCCAGGTGGCGATCCTCGCCTTCGCGCTGGGCTTCGCCTTCGCGCTGCCCTCGCTGCTGCTGCTGGTCCACAACATGGCCGGGCTGGGCGCGATGCTGTGGCTGTTCGACCGCGCCGGACTGCTGCCGGATCTGGTCGCGTGGCTGATGGTCCACGGCACCACCGAACTCTTCGCGATCCTGCTCGCGGGCGCGGCGGGGATCCACGTCGGGCGCGCGCTGGCGTTCCCGGGTGAGGCCGCGATGCTCGATGCCGCGGCCATCGCCGGCCGCCGCGCCGCCCAGGTCATGACCGGGGTGGTGCTGATGCTGATCGTCGCGGCGATGCTCGAAGGGTTCTTCCGCCAGCTCGTCCAGGATCCGGTGGGGCGGTTCGCCATCGGCAGCTTCATGCTGGTGTTCTGGATCGGTTACCTGTTCGCCTGGCGCCGCGGCGCAAGCGGAGACGCGGCGTGA
- a CDS encoding RDD family protein, with product MSAARTAKPSRPVLDTVRRRRTVVTPEGIALDFTVASRSSRAGALLIDLMIVALAMLLTTLLLIFLLFGTLQVGDGAFDQKNAAGRVLQGFAALWIVAMFLFRNAYFLFFELRPRGATPGKRMAGIRIAARDGAQLTAEAVIARNLVRDIELFLPAVFFAQASQGGGDTGVATFAALAWLLVFLAIPLAGRDRLRAGDIIAGSWVVEAPRAKLATLLATGTALRDGTSAITGARFRFSEAELAVYGEYELQTLERVLRDGRGENLVAVTEAICRKIGWEPGRGDERAFLEAYYAQLRARLEKGMRFGKRKADKHAGEG from the coding sequence GTGAGCGCGGCGCGCACCGCCAAACCGTCGCGCCCGGTGCTCGATACGGTGCGCCGCCGCCGCACCGTGGTGACGCCCGAGGGCATCGCGCTCGACTTCACCGTCGCCTCGCGTTCGAGCCGCGCCGGGGCGCTGCTGATCGACCTCATGATCGTCGCGCTGGCGATGCTGCTGACCACGCTGCTGCTGATCTTCCTGCTGTTCGGCACGCTGCAGGTCGGCGACGGCGCATTCGACCAGAAGAACGCGGCAGGGCGCGTGCTCCAAGGTTTCGCGGCGTTGTGGATCGTGGCGATGTTCCTGTTCCGCAACGCCTATTTCCTGTTCTTCGAACTCCGCCCGCGCGGCGCGACGCCGGGCAAGCGGATGGCCGGCATCCGCATCGCCGCGCGCGACGGGGCGCAGCTCACCGCCGAGGCGGTGATCGCGCGCAACCTGGTGCGCGACATCGAGCTGTTCCTGCCTGCGGTGTTCTTCGCCCAGGCCAGCCAGGGCGGGGGCGACACCGGCGTGGCGACGTTCGCCGCGCTCGCCTGGCTGCTGGTGTTCCTGGCGATCCCGCTGGCGGGCCGCGACCGCCTGCGCGCGGGCGACATCATCGCGGGCAGTTGGGTGGTCGAGGCCCCGCGCGCGAAGCTGGCGACCCTGCTCGCCACCGGCACGGCGCTCCGCGATGGAACCAGCGCGATCACCGGCGCGCGCTTCCGCTTCAGCGAGGCCGAGCTGGCGGTCTACGGCGAGTACGAACTGCAGACGCTCGAACGCGTGCTGCGCGACGGGCGCGGCGAGAACCTGGTCGCGGTGACCGAGGCGATCTGCCGCAAGATCGGCTGGGAACCGGGCCGCGGCGACGAACGCGCGTTCCTCGAAGCTTATTACGCGCAGCTCCGCGCGCGGCTGGAAAAGGGCATGCGCTTCGGCAAGCGCAAGGCCGACAAGCACGCGGGGGAAGGCTAA
- a CDS encoding isoaspartyl peptidase/L-asparaginase family protein gives MAWSIAIHGGAGSMTPATMPEAAQAEHLAALEVARDAGSAILAAGGGALDAVVAAVAVLEDDDKFNAGRGAVFTYHGTTELDAAIMDGATRGAGAVAAATHTRNPVRLARAVMEASPHVLLSGPGADEFSREQGLKQVDPDWFATPERWRQLQELKARKLGWYDVDLKYGTVGAVAVDDAGHVAAATSTGGLTGKRWGRIGDSPLIGAGTYADDRACAVSATGAGEFFIRTAAAHEIGARMRLLGESAQAAADAVIAEIGALGGSGGVIVAAPDGSTAFAFNTPGMYRARADSGGLCEAAIFAEQD, from the coding sequence ATCGCCTGGAGCATCGCGATCCACGGCGGCGCGGGCAGCATGACCCCGGCGACGATGCCCGAGGCCGCGCAGGCCGAGCATCTCGCCGCGCTCGAGGTGGCGCGCGACGCCGGATCGGCGATCCTCGCGGCGGGCGGCGGCGCGCTCGATGCGGTGGTCGCGGCGGTGGCGGTGCTCGAGGACGATGACAAATTCAACGCCGGGCGCGGCGCGGTGTTCACCTATCACGGAACCACCGAACTCGACGCCGCGATCATGGACGGGGCGACCCGCGGCGCCGGCGCGGTCGCCGCGGCGACGCACACCCGCAACCCCGTGCGCCTCGCCCGCGCGGTGATGGAGGCGAGCCCGCACGTGTTGCTCTCCGGCCCCGGCGCCGACGAATTCAGCCGCGAACAGGGGCTCAAGCAGGTCGACCCCGACTGGTTCGCCACCCCCGAGCGCTGGCGCCAGTTGCAGGAGCTCAAGGCCAGGAAGCTGGGCTGGTACGACGTCGATCTCAAATACGGCACGGTCGGTGCGGTCGCGGTGGACGACGCGGGCCACGTCGCCGCGGCGACCTCGACCGGGGGCCTCACCGGCAAGCGCTGGGGACGGATCGGCGACAGCCCGCTGATCGGCGCGGGCACGTATGCCGACGATCGCGCCTGCGCGGTTTCGGCCACCGGCGCGGGCGAGTTCTTCATCCGCACCGCCGCCGCGCACGAGATCGGTGCGCGGATGCGGCTGCTGGGCGAAAGCGCGCAAGCCGCCGCCGACGCGGTGATCGCCGAAATCGGCGCGCTCGGCGGCAGCGGCGGGGTGATCGTCGCCGCGCCCGACGGCAGCACCGCGTTCGCGTTCAACACGCCGGGCATGTACCGCGCGCGCGCCGACAGCGGCGGTCTATGCGAAGCCGCGATCTTTGCTGAACAGGATTGA